In Helianthus annuus cultivar XRQ/B chromosome 9, HanXRQr2.0-SUNRISE, whole genome shotgun sequence, the following are encoded in one genomic region:
- the LOC110935813 gene encoding signal peptide peptidase-like 1 produces the protein MEPLWKLVFLMEPAPVTLILTAIAVTFGSAFRALNYGKEMEKNRDLSEASITLDRSQALMIPVMSSLSLLTMFYLFSSVSQLLTGFTAIASVSSLYFVFSPYIVHVKSQFGLSDPFVSRCCSKSFTRIQALLLFLCFSTVAAWLVSGHWILNNLLGISLCFAFVSHVRLPNIKVCAMLLICLFAYDIFWVFYSEWFFGANVMVAVATQQASNPVHTVANSLSLPGLQLITKKLELPVKIVFPRNLLGGIVPGNAASDFMMLGLGDMAIPSMLLALVLCFDHRKVKEAANPLDISPQKGYKYIWYATCGYAVGLVAALAAGILTHSPQPALLYLVPSTLGPIVVISWARKELKELWEGSTPNVTEKTHLTEV, from the exons ATGGAGCCTTTATGGAAGCTTGTGTTTCTTATGGAGCCGGCTCCAGTTACGCTTATTTTAACTGCCATTGCTGTCACATTTGGGTCGGCTTTCCGGGCGTTAAACTATGGAAAAGAAATGGAAAAAAACCGTGACTTATCTGAAGCATCGATCACGTTGGACCGATCGCAAGCACTCATGATACCAGTTATGAGCTCGTTAAGTCTGCTGACAATGTTCTACTTGTTCTCTTCGGTCTCACAATTGCTCACTGGTTTCACCGCAATCGCCTCGGTGTCATCTCTGTATTTTGTGTTCTCACCTTATATAGTGCATGTGAAGTCGCAGTTTGGGCTTTCTGACCCGTTTGTGTCTCGTTGCTGCTCCAAATCTTTTACTCGAATACAAGCGCTTTTATTGTTTCTTTGCTTCAGTACAGTTGCAGCGTGGCTCGTTTCCGGGCATTGGATATTGAACAACTTGTTGGGGATTTCACTTTGTTTTGCGTTTGTGAGCCACGTTCGTCTTCCAAACATTAAAGTTTGCGCGATGCTGCTTATCTGCTTATTTGCGTATGATATATTCTGGGTGTTTTATTCAGAATGGTTTTTTGGTGCGAATGTTATGGTTGCAGTTGCAACACAACAAGCTTCTAACCCTGTTCATACAGTGGCTAACTCTTTAAGTCTTCCGGGATTGCAATTAATTACCAAAAAGCTCGAATTGCCTGTTAAGATTGTATTTCCAAGAAACTTATTAGGTGGCATTGTACCGGGAAATGCTGCTAGTGACTTCATGATGCTTGGTCTTGGTGATATG GCTATTCCTTCCATGCTTCTGGCGTTAGTTCTCTGCTTTGACCACAGAAAAGTCAAAGAGGCTGCAAACCCGCTGGATATATCTCCACAAAAGGGGTATAAATACATATGGTATGCTACGTGTGGATATGCTGTTGGATTGGTAGCTGCATTAGCAGCTGGAATTCTTACTCATTCTCCGCAGCCAGCACTTCTATATCTG GTGCCATCGACACTTGGACCGATAGTTGTGATCTCCTGGGCACGAAAGGAGCTAAAGGAGTTATGGGAAGGATCGACACCGAATGTTACAGAGAAAACACATTTGACAGAAGTTTAA
- the LOC110935814 gene encoding uncharacterized protein LOC110935814, with product MSALITTRSPTSYQLRLSGVNCRKYPSPSVFLRMHVHKLEYQIHCFSGSVDNTNAIKRRRRGFDCSVKAFSGWSGEDDNGAEVLNENSEKKRWSGGIVGAAVAGVVLVGGLAFATLSINRRASGPKKNMETLTKHQEESLTSDQNDNVEDEGTETKNDNYVSNEKENEITNDNEPDHSTAIEGSDVTDNVSVQQELQEELPEHKSNVDDDPVDASSIVNHEDNLVDENLESSNNILEDVPADVKVADSVVTDVNSINPDTGSDEVDTVISGSDLSSSSPPSVNIQSEQVNVILEPTSSKNEDFDNKETQVFSGESLTYTYENEKNDIDFNKEIKETFFESVDLGKISSTASIPAPSVLSPALQALPGKVLVPAVVDQVQGQALAALQVLKVIEGDVQPGDLCSRREYARWLVSASSALSRNTISKVYPAMYIENVTELAFDDITPEDPDFSSIQGLAEAGLIASKLSQRDMNISNQDDSSLHFYPESPLSRQDLVSWKMSLEKRLLPVADRTILQQLSGFIDTDKINPDAWPALIADLSAGENGIVSLAFGYTRLFQPDKPVTKAQAAIALATGEASDIVSEELARIEAESMAEKAVAAHTALVDQVQKDINTYYENDLQLEREKITALEKLAEETRQELDRLKAEQEEQNVRIMKERAAVDSQMEMLSKLRREAEEELQGIMSNKVEISYEKERINKLRTDAEIENQEIVRLQYELEVERKALAMARSWAEDEAKRAREQAKVLEDARSQWESQGLKVIVDKDLRDESMTESTWVNAQKTFSVEETETRAETLVDQLKSMAANVKGKSKQIINMVIEKVQLFISQLKELCSKTVNHVGAVKDGVVLKVNGSMQDLQQSTAGLSLAAKDGVKRVVGDCREGVEKLSQKFKT from the exons ATGAGTGCTCTGATCACCACAAGGTCTCCGACATCTTATCAACTCCGATTATCCGGCGTGAATTGCCGGAAATACCCTTCGCCGTCGGTGTTTTTACGGATGCATGTTCACAAGCTAGAGTATCAAATTCATTGCTTTTCTGGTTCTGTTGATAATACGAATGCGATTAAACGTCGACGTAGAGGTTTTGATTGTTCTGTTAAAGCTTTTTCTGGGTGGTCTGGTGAGGATGATAATGGTGCTGAGGTTTTGAATGAAAATTCGGAGAAAAAAAGGTGGTCTGGAG GCATAGTGGGAGCTGCAGTAGCAGGGGTTGTTCTCGTCGGTGGACTCGCCTTCGCAACTTTATCTATAAATAGACGTGCGTCTG GGCCAAAAAAGAACATGGAAACTTTGACGAAACATCAGGAAGAGTCATTGACCTCTGATCAGAATGATAATGTTGAAGATGAAGGAACCGAGACAAAAAACGATAACTATGTTTCCAacgaaaaagaaaatgaaattacGAATGATAATGAACCCGACCATAGTACCGCCATCGAAGGCAGCGATGTGACGGACAACGTTTCtgtacaacaggagttacaagaGGAGTTACCTGAACACAAATCCAATGTTGATGATGATCCGGTTGATGCATCAAGCATTGTGAATCACGAGGACAATCTTGTTGATGAGAACCTTGAATCgagtaataatatattagaagATGTGCCGGCAGATGTCAAAGTTGCAGATTCCGTGGTCACAGACGTAAACTCGATAAATCCTGATACGGGTTCCGACGAGGTAGATACTGTAATAAGCGGCTCAGATCTATCCAGCTCATCACCACCCTCGGTTAATATACAGAGTGAGCAGGTGAATGTGATATTGGAGCCTACTAGCTCAAAAAACGAAGATTTTGACAATAAAGAAACACAAGTGTTCTCAGGGGAGTCATTAACGTATACatatgaaaatgaaaaaaatgatattgattttaataaagaaattaaagAAACGTTTTTTGAGTCGGTGGATCTCGGAAAGATTTCTTCTACCGCAAGCATTCCAGCTCCGTCTGTACTTTCGCCTGCTCTGCAAGCCCTCCCTGGGAAGGTGTTAGTTCCTGCGGTTGTTGATCAAGTTCAGGGGCAAGCATTAGCAGCATTGCAAGTATTAAAG GTTATTGAAGGTGATGTTCAGCCCGGTGACTTGTGCTCACGCCGTGAATATGCTCGATGGTTGGTTTCTGCCAGCAGTGCTCTTTCTAG AAATACTATATCCAAAGTGTACCCTGCAATGTATATCGAGAATGTTACTGAACTTGCATTTGATGATATCACACCTGAAGATCCTGATTTCTCTTCCATTCAAG GCTTGGCAGAAGCTGGACTCATTGCCAGTAAGCTCTCTCAACGTGACATGAACATTTCAAATCAAGACGATAGCTCTCTGCATTTTTATCCCGAAAG CCCTTTATCTCGACAGGATCTTGTGAGCTGGAAAATGTCCCTGGAAAAAAGACTGCTTCCTGTAGCTGACAGAACG ATCCTTCAGCAACTTTCTGGTTTCATAGACACTGACAAGATCAATCCAGATGCTTGGCCTGCACTCATAGCAGATTTATCAGCAGGCGAAAATGGAATCGTAAGCCTTGCTTTTG GTTACACGAGACTATTTCAGCCCGATAAACCTGTGACAAAAGCACAAGCTGCTATTGCGCTTGCAACGGGTGAAGCTTCCGATATAGTCAGTGAAGAACTTGCGCGCATAGAAGCAGAATCAATGGCTGAAAAAGCTGTTGCTGCGCATACCGCTCTTGTTGATCAAGTACAAAAAGACATCAACACGTATTACGAAAACGACCTTCAACTAGAAAGGGAAAAAATAACTGCTTTAGAGAAACTAGCTGAAGAAACACGGCAGGAATTGGACCGGTTAAAAGCCGAACAAGAGGAACAAAACGTTAGAATAATGAAAGAACGAGCGGCTGTTGATTCGCAAATGGAAATGCTTTCGAAGTTGAGGCGTGAAGCAGAGGAAGAATTGCAGGGAATTATGAGTAATAAAGTGGAAATATCGTATGAAAAAGAAAGAATAAATAAACTTAGGACGGATGCGGAAATCGAGAATCAGGAGATTGTACGGTTACAATATGAATTAGAAGTCGAGAGGAAAGCTTTAGCAATGGCCAG ATCTTGGGCAGAAGATGAGGCCAAAAGAGCAAGAGAGCAAGCGAAAGTTCTAGAAGATGCTAGAAGCCAATGGGAGAGTCAGGGCCTTAAGGTAATTGTGGACAAAGATCTTCGTGACGAGTCAATGACTGAGTCAACATGGGTCAATGCTCAGAAAACGTTTTCAGTTGAAGAGACCGAGACCCGAGCAGAAACACTGGTTGACCAACTAAAGTCAATGGCAGCCAATGTTAAGGGAAAATCTAAACAGATCATTAATATGGTGATCGAAAAGGTACAACTTTTTATATCCCAATTGAAAGAACTGTGTTCAAAGACTGTGAACCATGTGGGTGCGGTCAAAGATGGGGTTGTGTTGAAAGTCAACGGGTCAATGCAAGATTTGCAGCAGAGTACGGCTGGGTTGAGTTTGGCTGCTAAAGATGGTGTGAAGCGAGTTGTCGGTGATTGCAGAGAAGGAGTTGAGAAACTCTCACAGAAGTTCAAGACATGa
- the LOC110932983 gene encoding uncharacterized protein LOC110932983: MVRPGVYEYPLDAQNSFDPFAFQTPRSQLPRDIQDDSEEEFVPDTQEQHNDEDEDVVVQEKPVNQNEAAKERRGKAKRENWTSNQEEALAKAYVHCTLNKRKGNQQKSDGFWNQVLKHFNQTVGGSNQNHHQDRLRPSGCDDAFVMKQALKDYKNKEKHDFHHVAAWEVVRTNQKWSPVPLLGEESSGSSKKRRPSDSGNHKADTPNAEVSSGLPDMNEDPSPRRQKRKEKQDKGQFQQTKIQEI, from the exons ATGGTTCGACCCGGTGTTTATGAATACCCCTTAGACGCCCAAAactcttttgacccgtttgcttttCAAACCCCACGCTCACAATTACCGAGAGACATACAAGATGACTCCGAAGAAGAATTCGTGCCCGATACCCAAGAGCAACATAATGATGAGGATGAAGATGTTGTCGTACAAGAAAAACCCGTGAACCAAAATGAAGCCGcaaaggaaagaagaggaaaagcGAAACGGGAAAATTGGACGTCTAatcaagaagaggcgttggcaaaGGCTTATGTTCATTGCACTTTGAACAAAAGAAAAGgcaatcaacaaaagtcagatGGTTTTTGGAACCAAGTTCTTAAGCATTTCAATCAAACGGTTGGAGGAAGCAACCAAAACCACCATCAA gaTCGTTTACGTCCTAGCGGGTGTGACGATGCTTTTGTAATGAAGCAAGCACTTAAGGATtacaaaaacaaagaaaaacatGACTTTCATCATGTTGCGGCGTGGGAGGTCGTTAGAACAAATCAAAAGTGGTCGCCGGTACCGTTGTTGGGTGAAGAAAGCTCCGGCTCGAGTAAAAAAAGAAGGCCGTCGGATTCGGGAAATCATAAAGCGGATACACCTAATGCCGAAGTCTCAAGCGGTCTTCCCGACATGAACGAGGATCCCTCGCCAAGACGACAAAAGAGAAAGGAGAAACAGGACAAAGGACAGTTTCAACAAACGAAGATCCAAGAGATATAA
- the LOC110935815 gene encoding 60S ribosomal protein L36-2: MAPKQPNTGLFVGLNKGHVVTKKELAPRPSDRKGKTSKRVHFVRSLIREVAGFAPYEKRITELLKVGKDKRALKVAKRKLGTHKRAKKKREEMSSVLRKMRAGGGAEKKK, encoded by the exons ATGGCGCCCAAGCAGCCTAACACAGGCCTCTTTGTTGGATTGAACAAGGGCCATGTTGTCACCAAGAAGGAGTTGGCCCCTCGTCCATCTGACAGGAAAGGC AAAACAAGCAAAAGGGTTCATTTTGTGAGGAGTTTGATCCGTGAAGTAGCTGGATTTGCGCCATATGAGAAGAGGATTACTGAGCTGTTGAAGGTTGGAAAGGACAAGCGGGCATTGAAGGTGGCTAAGAGAAAGTTGGGCACCCACAAGAGGGCAAAGAAGAAGAGAGAGGAGATGTCCAGCGTTCTCCGCAAGATGAG AGCTGGTGGAGGTGCAGAAAAGAAGAAGTGA
- the LOC110935812 gene encoding uncharacterized protein LOC110935812: MSSIHNTSVETVNAAATAIVSAETRLQPTSVQKRRWSSCWSLYWCFGSYKQSKRISHALLAPESAPPGPAPPATQNANNNTIIFPFIAPPSSPASFLQSDPPSATYSPVGLLSFKSLSQHPSSIFTVGPYAYETQLVSPPVFSTYTTEPSTASFTPPPESVQVTTPSSPEVPFAQLLTSSLARARRHSMGSCQKFPFSQYEFQPYTGSPGGGVMSACSTIPNSGTSSPFPDKQHRVLKLRVGDGSKFIGYEYFSTRKWGSRLGSESTTPNGVSGSATPYGYGLGGSRVGSGSLTPNGTLTPVGAGEMYLMESQISEVASLANSATSSPKGEPLVDHRVSFELTRLDVVSGDVANNVEASFRTSSGRNTTLNKTESICECCVGKKNSSEITETPLGEETKEKECQCKRQSVSKDFKFDNRNGVELGSENNWTFFPTLQPSVKPS; this comes from the coding sequence AAGAGAAGATGGAGCAGCTGCTGGAGTCTATACTGGTGTTTCGGTTCTTACAAACAAAGCAAACGAATTAGTCACGCCCTCTTAGCGCCTGAGTCAGCGCCACCCGGACCAGCACCACCCGCGACCCAAAACGCCAACAATAACACGATAATATTTCCCTTTATCGCTCCACCTTCATCTCCTGCATCTTTTCTCCAATCAGATCCTCCTTCTGCCACATATTCACCAGTTGGATTACTTTCTTTCAAATCTCTTTCACAACATCCCTCTTCAATTTTCACTGTCGGTCCCTACGCTTACGAGACACAGCTAGTTTCACCCCCTGTGTTTTCTACTTACACAACCGAACCATCTACCGCTTCCTTTACTCCACCTCCTGAGTCAGTACAAGTCACCACGCCGTCATCGCCCGAAGTCCCGTTCGCTCAACTGCTGACGTCATCACTTGCGCGGGCCCGGAGACATAGTATGGGGTCATGTCAAAAGTTTCCTTTTTCACAATATGAGTTCCAGCCATACACAGGAAGTCCAGGTGGCGGTGTGATGTCAGCATGCTCAACGATTCCGAATTCTGGTACATCGTCTCCGTTCCCCGATAAACAGCATCGTGTTCTAAAGTTACGGGTCGGGGATGGCTCGAAGTTCATTGGTTACGAGTACTTCTCAACGCGTAAGTGGGGTTCGAGATTGGGTTCTGAGTCGACTACACCGAATGGTGTTTCGGGTTCAGCAACTCCGTACGGGTACGGGTTGGGTGGTTCAAGAGTGGGTTCTGGATCATTGACTCCAAATGGTACTTTGACCCCAGTAGGTGCGGGCGAAATGTACCTGATGGAGAGTCAAATATCTGAGGTGGCATCACTTGCCAACTCAGCAACTAGTTCCCCGAAGGGAGAACCGTTAGTTGATCACAGGGTCTCGTTTGAGTTGACGCGGTTAGATGTCGTGAGCGGTGATGTAGCAAATAATGTTGAAGCTTCCTTTCGAACTTCATCTGGACGTAACACGACTTTAAACAAAACCGAAAGTATTTGTGAATGCTGTGTTGGAAAGAAAAACTCGAGTGAAATAACCGAGACACCTTTGGGTGAAGAAACTAAGGAAAAAGAATGTCAATGTAAACGACAATCGGTCAGCAAAGATTTCAAATTCGACAACAGGAATGGTGTGGAGTTGGGGTCCGAAAACAACTGGACTTTCTTTCCTACGTTGCAGCCATCGGTTAAACCGAGCTGA